The following coding sequences are from one Prionailurus viverrinus isolate Anna chromosome D2, UM_Priviv_1.0, whole genome shotgun sequence window:
- the LOC125147514 gene encoding zinc finger protein 345-like isoform X3 produces the protein MLENYSHLVAVGCCVPKPDVIFRLEQGQQPWLVEEESLDQSCPEVCKVDNQLEQNQEIQHRHFWQSPFINNKTLTVHRGNVLGNIFNFSTDSIPSIKIPCKCDSCGMNLKCISELIINKKNYLSKKPDDLNPCGKLFLHSNPEKTQMGEKPCEFIQNQKYVSRNENFIPYQKIKNVQQCLIQRNKEYEEYGKEFHEKALVPYNQACIGESPREHNESDKTFCNNATLVVCKIAQRMENLHEFNEYGKTFEKSSLLKPRVHLKVKGYEYIDRVVSFNRRSDFPDTGDRVFEYNNLGEPFWEKSVLNITPRTHVGDKVHECNECGKAFCKKSKLTKHQKIHPREKPCECKECGKCFSRKSLLTLHQRIHTGEKPYECKACGKCFSRSSHLIIHQRTHTGEKPYECKECGKCFHHKSYLTVHQRIHTGEKPYECNQCGKTFISNSVLTIHQKTHTGEKPYECNQCGKFFSRNSYLTVHLRTHTGEKPYECELCGKTFCHKSDVTKHEKTHIGGKPYGCNQCGKTFSRNSGLKVHQRTHTKEKPYECNECGKSFSEKSVLTVHQRIHTGEKPYKCNECGKTFYNKSDLTKHHRTHTGEKPYECKECGKFFSRNSYLTVHQRSHTGEKPYVCKKCGKTFYLKSDYTVHKRTHRGEKSYHCNQCGKTFTCGSVLRSHQRTHTGDKPYECNECGKSFSEKSVLTVHQRIHTGEKPYKCNECGKSFYHKSDLTKHQRTHTGEKRYECKHCGKTFSCNSGLKVHQRRHVREKPYECIECEVTAKKSVITAHPRLHTEEEN, from the exons ATGCTGGAGAACTACAGCCACCTTGTCGCAGTGG GGTGCTGTGTCCCTAAACCAGACGTGATCTTCAGGCTGGAACAAGGACAGCAGCCATGGCTCGTAGAGGAAGAGTCCCTAGACCAGAGCTGCCCAG aAGTCTGCAAAGTTGATAACCAACTAGAACAGAATCAAGAAATCCAGCACAGACATTTCTGGCAGTCTCCATTTatcaacaacaaaacactgaCTGTACACAGAGGTAATGTattaggaaacatttttaatttcagcacaGACAGCATTCCTTCCATAAAAATACCCTGTAAATGTGACTCATGTGGTATGAATTTGAAATGTATTTcagaattaattattaataagaaaaactATTTAAGTAAGAAGCCTGATGACCTCAATCCATGTGGGAAATTGTTCCTTCATAGTAACCCTGAAAAAACTCAAATGGGGGAGAAACCTTGTGAATTCATTCAGAATCAAAAATATGTAAGTCGTAATGAAAATTTCATTCcatatcagaaaattaaaaatgtacaacAATGCTTAATTCAAAGGAATAAGGAATATGAGGAATACGGGAAAGAGTTCCATGAGAAGGCACTTGTCCCATATAACCAAGCTTGTATAGGAGAGAGTCCTCGTGAACATAATGAATCTGATAAAACGTTCTGTAATAATGCAACCCTCGTGGTCTGTAAGATAGCACAAAGAATGGAAAATCTTCATGAGTTTAATGAATACGGTAAAACATTTGAGAAGTCCTCCCTCTTGAAACCTAGAGTTCATTTAAAGGTGAAGGGTTATGAGTACATTGATAGAGTGGTTAGTTTCAATAGGAGATCAGACTTCCCTGACACAGGAGATAGAGTATTTGAATATAACAACTTGGGAGAACCTTTCTGGGAGAAGTCCGTTCTTAATATAACTCCGAGAACACACGTAGGAGACAAAGTCCATGAATGTAACGAATGTGGAAAAGCATTCTGCAAAAAGTCAAAACTCACCAAACACCAGAAAATACATCCAAGAGAGAAACCCtgtgaatgtaaggaatgtgggaaatgCTTCTCTCGGAAATCCCTCCTCACTTTACATCAGAGAatccacacaggagagaaaccctacgAATGTAAGGCCTGTGGGAAATGCTTCTCTAGGAGTTCACACCTCATAATTCATCAGAGgactcacacaggagagaagccctatgaatgtaaggaatgtgggaagtgTTTCCACCATAAGTCCTATCTCACGGTACACCAGAGGATTcacacaggggagaagccctATGAATGTAACCAATGTGGAAAAACCTTCATAAGCAACTCAGTCCTCACAATAcatcagaaaacacacacaggcGAGAAACCCTATGAGTGTAATCAGTGTGGGAAATTCTTCTCCAGAAACTCGTACCTTACAGTACATCTGAGAACGcacacaggggagaagccctACGAATGTGAGCTCTGTGGGAAAACCTTCTGTCACAAGTCAGATGTCACGAAACATGAGAAAACTCACATAGGGGGAAAACCCTATGGATGTAATCAGTGCGGGAAAACCTTTAGTCGTAACTCGGGCCTAAAAGTTCATCAGAGAACTCACACAAaggagaaaccctatgaatgtaacgAGTGTGGGAAATCCTTTTCTGAGAAATCAGTTCTCACAGTACATCAGAGGATACACACAGGCGAGAAACCTTACaagtgtaatgaatgtgggaaaaccTTCTACAATAAATCGGACCTCACTAAACACCACAGAACTCACACAggtgagaaaccctatgaatgtaaggaatgtgggaaattcTTCTCTAGGAATTCATACCTTACAGTACACCAGAGAAGTCATACAGGGGAGAAACCCTATGTGTGCAAGAAATGTGGGAAAACTTTCTACCTTAAGTCAGACTATACAGTACATAAGAGAACACACAGAGGGGAGAAATCCTATCACTGTAATCAGTGTGGGAAGACTTTCACTTGTGGTTCAGTCCTCAGATCacatcagagaactcacacaggTGACAAGCCCTATGAATGTAACGAGTGTGGGAAATCATTTTCAGAGAAATCCGTTCTCACCGTCCATCAGAGGATACACACAGGGGAGAAACCTTACAAGTGTAACGAATGTGGGAAGTCCTTCTATCATAAGTCAGATCTCACTAAGCATCAGAgaacacacacaggagagaaacgtTATGAGTGTAAGCATTGTGGGAAAACCTTCAGTTGCAACTCAGGCCTCAAAGTACATCAGAGAAGACACGTaagagagaaaccctatgaatgtattGAGTGCGAGGTAACTGCCAAGAAATCAGTTATCACAGCACATCCAAGGTtacacacagaggaagaaaacTAG
- the LOC125147514 gene encoding zinc finger protein 345-like isoform X1, protein MKKSYGSLSFEDVTVGFSQEEWQHLDPAQRTLYRDVMLENYSHLVAVGCCVPKPDVIFRLEQGQQPWLVEEESLDQSCPEVCKVDNQLEQNQEIQHRHFWQSPFINNKTLTVHRGNVLGNIFNFSTDSIPSIKIPCKCDSCGMNLKCISELIINKKNYLSKKPDDLNPCGKLFLHSNPEKTQMGEKPCEFIQNQKYVSRNENFIPYQKIKNVQQCLIQRNKEYEEYGKEFHEKALVPYNQACIGESPREHNESDKTFCNNATLVVCKIAQRMENLHEFNEYGKTFEKSSLLKPRVHLKVKGYEYIDRVVSFNRRSDFPDTGDRVFEYNNLGEPFWEKSVLNITPRTHVGDKVHECNECGKAFCKKSKLTKHQKIHPREKPCECKECGKCFSRKSLLTLHQRIHTGEKPYECKACGKCFSRSSHLIIHQRTHTGEKPYECKECGKCFHHKSYLTVHQRIHTGEKPYECNQCGKTFISNSVLTIHQKTHTGEKPYECNQCGKFFSRNSYLTVHLRTHTGEKPYECELCGKTFCHKSDVTKHEKTHIGGKPYGCNQCGKTFSRNSGLKVHQRTHTKEKPYECNECGKSFSEKSVLTVHQRIHTGEKPYKCNECGKTFYNKSDLTKHHRTHTGEKPYECKECGKFFSRNSYLTVHQRSHTGEKPYVCKKCGKTFYLKSDYTVHKRTHRGEKSYHCNQCGKTFTCGSVLRSHQRTHTGDKPYECNECGKSFSEKSVLTVHQRIHTGEKPYKCNECGKSFYHKSDLTKHQRTHTGEKRYECKHCGKTFSCNSGLKVHQRRHVREKPYECIECEVTAKKSVITAHPRLHTEEEN, encoded by the exons GGATCCTTATCATTTGAGGATGTGACTGTGGGCTTCTCCCAGGAAGAGTGGCAGCACCTGGACCCTGCCCAGAGGACCCTGTACAGGGACGTGATGCTGGAGAACTACAGCCACCTTGTCGCAGTGG GGTGCTGTGTCCCTAAACCAGACGTGATCTTCAGGCTGGAACAAGGACAGCAGCCATGGCTCGTAGAGGAAGAGTCCCTAGACCAGAGCTGCCCAG aAGTCTGCAAAGTTGATAACCAACTAGAACAGAATCAAGAAATCCAGCACAGACATTTCTGGCAGTCTCCATTTatcaacaacaaaacactgaCTGTACACAGAGGTAATGTattaggaaacatttttaatttcagcacaGACAGCATTCCTTCCATAAAAATACCCTGTAAATGTGACTCATGTGGTATGAATTTGAAATGTATTTcagaattaattattaataagaaaaactATTTAAGTAAGAAGCCTGATGACCTCAATCCATGTGGGAAATTGTTCCTTCATAGTAACCCTGAAAAAACTCAAATGGGGGAGAAACCTTGTGAATTCATTCAGAATCAAAAATATGTAAGTCGTAATGAAAATTTCATTCcatatcagaaaattaaaaatgtacaacAATGCTTAATTCAAAGGAATAAGGAATATGAGGAATACGGGAAAGAGTTCCATGAGAAGGCACTTGTCCCATATAACCAAGCTTGTATAGGAGAGAGTCCTCGTGAACATAATGAATCTGATAAAACGTTCTGTAATAATGCAACCCTCGTGGTCTGTAAGATAGCACAAAGAATGGAAAATCTTCATGAGTTTAATGAATACGGTAAAACATTTGAGAAGTCCTCCCTCTTGAAACCTAGAGTTCATTTAAAGGTGAAGGGTTATGAGTACATTGATAGAGTGGTTAGTTTCAATAGGAGATCAGACTTCCCTGACACAGGAGATAGAGTATTTGAATATAACAACTTGGGAGAACCTTTCTGGGAGAAGTCCGTTCTTAATATAACTCCGAGAACACACGTAGGAGACAAAGTCCATGAATGTAACGAATGTGGAAAAGCATTCTGCAAAAAGTCAAAACTCACCAAACACCAGAAAATACATCCAAGAGAGAAACCCtgtgaatgtaaggaatgtgggaaatgCTTCTCTCGGAAATCCCTCCTCACTTTACATCAGAGAatccacacaggagagaaaccctacgAATGTAAGGCCTGTGGGAAATGCTTCTCTAGGAGTTCACACCTCATAATTCATCAGAGgactcacacaggagagaagccctatgaatgtaaggaatgtgggaagtgTTTCCACCATAAGTCCTATCTCACGGTACACCAGAGGATTcacacaggggagaagccctATGAATGTAACCAATGTGGAAAAACCTTCATAAGCAACTCAGTCCTCACAATAcatcagaaaacacacacaggcGAGAAACCCTATGAGTGTAATCAGTGTGGGAAATTCTTCTCCAGAAACTCGTACCTTACAGTACATCTGAGAACGcacacaggggagaagccctACGAATGTGAGCTCTGTGGGAAAACCTTCTGTCACAAGTCAGATGTCACGAAACATGAGAAAACTCACATAGGGGGAAAACCCTATGGATGTAATCAGTGCGGGAAAACCTTTAGTCGTAACTCGGGCCTAAAAGTTCATCAGAGAACTCACACAAaggagaaaccctatgaatgtaacgAGTGTGGGAAATCCTTTTCTGAGAAATCAGTTCTCACAGTACATCAGAGGATACACACAGGCGAGAAACCTTACaagtgtaatgaatgtgggaaaaccTTCTACAATAAATCGGACCTCACTAAACACCACAGAACTCACACAggtgagaaaccctatgaatgtaaggaatgtgggaaattcTTCTCTAGGAATTCATACCTTACAGTACACCAGAGAAGTCATACAGGGGAGAAACCCTATGTGTGCAAGAAATGTGGGAAAACTTTCTACCTTAAGTCAGACTATACAGTACATAAGAGAACACACAGAGGGGAGAAATCCTATCACTGTAATCAGTGTGGGAAGACTTTCACTTGTGGTTCAGTCCTCAGATCacatcagagaactcacacaggTGACAAGCCCTATGAATGTAACGAGTGTGGGAAATCATTTTCAGAGAAATCCGTTCTCACCGTCCATCAGAGGATACACACAGGGGAGAAACCTTACAAGTGTAACGAATGTGGGAAGTCCTTCTATCATAAGTCAGATCTCACTAAGCATCAGAgaacacacacaggagagaaacgtTATGAGTGTAAGCATTGTGGGAAAACCTTCAGTTGCAACTCAGGCCTCAAAGTACATCAGAGAAGACACGTaagagagaaaccctatgaatgtattGAGTGCGAGGTAACTGCCAAGAAATCAGTTATCACAGCACATCCAAGGTtacacacagaggaagaaaacTAG
- the LOC125147514 gene encoding zinc finger protein 345-like isoform X2, translated as MKKSYGSLSFEDVTVGFSQEEWQHLDPAQRTLYRDVMLENYSHLVAVGCCVPKPDVIFRLEQGQQPWLVEEESLDQSCPVCKVDNQLEQNQEIQHRHFWQSPFINNKTLTVHRGNVLGNIFNFSTDSIPSIKIPCKCDSCGMNLKCISELIINKKNYLSKKPDDLNPCGKLFLHSNPEKTQMGEKPCEFIQNQKYVSRNENFIPYQKIKNVQQCLIQRNKEYEEYGKEFHEKALVPYNQACIGESPREHNESDKTFCNNATLVVCKIAQRMENLHEFNEYGKTFEKSSLLKPRVHLKVKGYEYIDRVVSFNRRSDFPDTGDRVFEYNNLGEPFWEKSVLNITPRTHVGDKVHECNECGKAFCKKSKLTKHQKIHPREKPCECKECGKCFSRKSLLTLHQRIHTGEKPYECKACGKCFSRSSHLIIHQRTHTGEKPYECKECGKCFHHKSYLTVHQRIHTGEKPYECNQCGKTFISNSVLTIHQKTHTGEKPYECNQCGKFFSRNSYLTVHLRTHTGEKPYECELCGKTFCHKSDVTKHEKTHIGGKPYGCNQCGKTFSRNSGLKVHQRTHTKEKPYECNECGKSFSEKSVLTVHQRIHTGEKPYKCNECGKTFYNKSDLTKHHRTHTGEKPYECKECGKFFSRNSYLTVHQRSHTGEKPYVCKKCGKTFYLKSDYTVHKRTHRGEKSYHCNQCGKTFTCGSVLRSHQRTHTGDKPYECNECGKSFSEKSVLTVHQRIHTGEKPYKCNECGKSFYHKSDLTKHQRTHTGEKRYECKHCGKTFSCNSGLKVHQRRHVREKPYECIECEVTAKKSVITAHPRLHTEEEN; from the exons GGATCCTTATCATTTGAGGATGTGACTGTGGGCTTCTCCCAGGAAGAGTGGCAGCACCTGGACCCTGCCCAGAGGACCCTGTACAGGGACGTGATGCTGGAGAACTACAGCCACCTTGTCGCAGTGG GGTGCTGTGTCCCTAAACCAGACGTGATCTTCAGGCTGGAACAAGGACAGCAGCCATGGCTCGTAGAGGAAGAGTCCCTAGACCAGAGCTGCCCAG TCTGCAAAGTTGATAACCAACTAGAACAGAATCAAGAAATCCAGCACAGACATTTCTGGCAGTCTCCATTTatcaacaacaaaacactgaCTGTACACAGAGGTAATGTattaggaaacatttttaatttcagcacaGACAGCATTCCTTCCATAAAAATACCCTGTAAATGTGACTCATGTGGTATGAATTTGAAATGTATTTcagaattaattattaataagaaaaactATTTAAGTAAGAAGCCTGATGACCTCAATCCATGTGGGAAATTGTTCCTTCATAGTAACCCTGAAAAAACTCAAATGGGGGAGAAACCTTGTGAATTCATTCAGAATCAAAAATATGTAAGTCGTAATGAAAATTTCATTCcatatcagaaaattaaaaatgtacaacAATGCTTAATTCAAAGGAATAAGGAATATGAGGAATACGGGAAAGAGTTCCATGAGAAGGCACTTGTCCCATATAACCAAGCTTGTATAGGAGAGAGTCCTCGTGAACATAATGAATCTGATAAAACGTTCTGTAATAATGCAACCCTCGTGGTCTGTAAGATAGCACAAAGAATGGAAAATCTTCATGAGTTTAATGAATACGGTAAAACATTTGAGAAGTCCTCCCTCTTGAAACCTAGAGTTCATTTAAAGGTGAAGGGTTATGAGTACATTGATAGAGTGGTTAGTTTCAATAGGAGATCAGACTTCCCTGACACAGGAGATAGAGTATTTGAATATAACAACTTGGGAGAACCTTTCTGGGAGAAGTCCGTTCTTAATATAACTCCGAGAACACACGTAGGAGACAAAGTCCATGAATGTAACGAATGTGGAAAAGCATTCTGCAAAAAGTCAAAACTCACCAAACACCAGAAAATACATCCAAGAGAGAAACCCtgtgaatgtaaggaatgtgggaaatgCTTCTCTCGGAAATCCCTCCTCACTTTACATCAGAGAatccacacaggagagaaaccctacgAATGTAAGGCCTGTGGGAAATGCTTCTCTAGGAGTTCACACCTCATAATTCATCAGAGgactcacacaggagagaagccctatgaatgtaaggaatgtgggaagtgTTTCCACCATAAGTCCTATCTCACGGTACACCAGAGGATTcacacaggggagaagccctATGAATGTAACCAATGTGGAAAAACCTTCATAAGCAACTCAGTCCTCACAATAcatcagaaaacacacacaggcGAGAAACCCTATGAGTGTAATCAGTGTGGGAAATTCTTCTCCAGAAACTCGTACCTTACAGTACATCTGAGAACGcacacaggggagaagccctACGAATGTGAGCTCTGTGGGAAAACCTTCTGTCACAAGTCAGATGTCACGAAACATGAGAAAACTCACATAGGGGGAAAACCCTATGGATGTAATCAGTGCGGGAAAACCTTTAGTCGTAACTCGGGCCTAAAAGTTCATCAGAGAACTCACACAAaggagaaaccctatgaatgtaacgAGTGTGGGAAATCCTTTTCTGAGAAATCAGTTCTCACAGTACATCAGAGGATACACACAGGCGAGAAACCTTACaagtgtaatgaatgtgggaaaaccTTCTACAATAAATCGGACCTCACTAAACACCACAGAACTCACACAggtgagaaaccctatgaatgtaaggaatgtgggaaattcTTCTCTAGGAATTCATACCTTACAGTACACCAGAGAAGTCATACAGGGGAGAAACCCTATGTGTGCAAGAAATGTGGGAAAACTTTCTACCTTAAGTCAGACTATACAGTACATAAGAGAACACACAGAGGGGAGAAATCCTATCACTGTAATCAGTGTGGGAAGACTTTCACTTGTGGTTCAGTCCTCAGATCacatcagagaactcacacaggTGACAAGCCCTATGAATGTAACGAGTGTGGGAAATCATTTTCAGAGAAATCCGTTCTCACCGTCCATCAGAGGATACACACAGGGGAGAAACCTTACAAGTGTAACGAATGTGGGAAGTCCTTCTATCATAAGTCAGATCTCACTAAGCATCAGAgaacacacacaggagagaaacgtTATGAGTGTAAGCATTGTGGGAAAACCTTCAGTTGCAACTCAGGCCTCAAAGTACATCAGAGAAGACACGTaagagagaaaccctatgaatgtattGAGTGCGAGGTAACTGCCAAGAAATCAGTTATCACAGCACATCCAAGGTtacacacagaggaagaaaacTAG